The following are encoded together in the Desulfobacterales bacterium genome:
- a CDS encoding acyl-CoA dehydrogenase family protein, with amino-acid sequence MDFNVSEQTRTIIAMMEEFVEKELIPMEPEFLRRSFASMASELEEKRRMVRQMELWAPQHPRELGGMGLDLMDFALVSEALGRTPLGHYVFGAQAPDAGNIEILHRYGTEAQKETFLKPLVAGDIRSCFSMTEVEMPGSNPIMLETTAVKDGSDYVINGQKWYTSSADGARFAIVMAVTNPEASPYLQASMIIVPTDTPGFNRVRNISVMGHEGSGWASHAEILYQSCRVPRENLLGPEGQGFVIAQERLGPGRIHHCMRWVGICQRAFKLMCVRAMERVIAPDGRPLSSKQIIQAWIAECAADIQAARLMVLHAAWKMQQYGAREARQEISLIKFFAANILQKVVDRALQVHGGLGMTDDTILAFFYRHERAARIYDGVDEVHKISVARRILQDFGNRPLFPN; translated from the coding sequence ATGGACTTCAACGTTTCGGAACAAACCCGGACCATCATCGCGATGATGGAAGAATTTGTTGAAAAAGAGTTGATCCCCATGGAGCCGGAGTTTTTGCGGCGATCCTTTGCATCGATGGCGTCCGAACTGGAAGAAAAACGACGGATGGTCAGACAGATGGAGCTGTGGGCGCCCCAGCATCCCCGCGAATTGGGCGGCATGGGTCTGGACCTGATGGATTTTGCCCTGGTTTCGGAGGCCCTGGGACGGACCCCGCTGGGCCATTACGTGTTCGGCGCCCAGGCACCGGATGCGGGGAACATCGAAATCCTGCACCGCTATGGGACAGAAGCGCAGAAAGAAACATTTCTGAAACCACTGGTGGCGGGAGATATCCGCAGCTGTTTTTCCATGACCGAGGTTGAAATGCCCGGCTCCAATCCCATTATGCTGGAGACCACCGCGGTGAAGGACGGCAGCGACTATGTCATCAACGGCCAGAAGTGGTATACGTCCAGTGCCGACGGCGCCCGTTTTGCCATTGTCATGGCGGTCACCAATCCCGAGGCTTCGCCCTACCTCCAGGCCAGCATGATCATCGTTCCCACGGATACCCCCGGTTTCAACCGGGTGCGCAATATATCGGTGATGGGGCATGAGGGCTCCGGCTGGGCCAGCCACGCGGAAATACTGTACCAGTCCTGCCGGGTTCCCCGGGAAAACCTGCTGGGGCCCGAGGGTCAGGGGTTTGTCATCGCCCAGGAAAGACTGGGACCGGGGCGGATTCATCACTGCATGCGATGGGTCGGAATCTGTCAGCGGGCGTTTAAGCTGATGTGCGTCCGGGCGATGGAGCGCGTGATTGCACCCGATGGCCGCCCCCTGTCCAGCAAGCAGATCATCCAGGCCTGGATCGCCGAATGCGCTGCCGATATTCAGGCCGCGCGGCTCATGGTTCTGCATGCGGCCTGGAAAATGCAGCAGTATGGCGCCCGGGAAGCACGCCAGGAAATATCCCTGATAAAATTTTTTGCAGCCAACATCCTGCAGAAGGTGGTGGACCGCGCCCTGCAGGTGCACGGCGGTCTGGGCATGACCGACGACACCATTCTGGCATTTTTTTACCGGCATGAGCGGGCCGCCAGAATTTACGACGGCGTCGATGAGGTTCATAAAATTTCGGTGGCCCGGCGGATTTTGCAGGATTTTGGAAACAGACCCCTTTTTCCCAACTAA